The DNA segment TGCAGTTTTGCAATAACTGCCCGCTCTCCAACTTTCAATTGCTTTAAGGGGTAAAGAAGATCTGTCATGGTGCACTGTGTTAAGGGGAGGTAGACTTAGACAAGATAAGGCTCTTGGTGGGTTCGAATCGTGCAATCCGATCGGGGATAGGCGACGCAGAGGAGAGCAAAGCCCTTGGCCATTTGGTCATCGTCTAAAAAGACTTGATCCGCCTGATCCAATTCACCTTCCACCACTTTACCCACACAACTCGAACAGGAACCGGATTGACAGGATGAAGGCAGCTCGATGCCTTGTTCTTCAGCCGCTTCGAGAATCGTTGTCCCATCACTGACAGGAAAGGTGATGTCGATCGCGTGTTTTTTATTGATTAAATGGACTTGATAGGTTGCCATGGTTGTAATCTCCTACAATCTCTTTCTACAATCTCTTTCTACAATCTCTTTCTACAATTGCTGCCTACAATCTCTTCCTACAGTTGCTGAATTAAGCATTGGCACTGGATGCCCCTAGGACTGGCAGGAAACCCCCGCTGGGGAACAATCTCCAGCTTTAAACGATTGACCACAGCCACAGGTTTCGGTGGCATTGGGGTTGCTAAACTTGAATCCGCTTTGCGTCAACCCCTCGACATAATCAATCACCACGCCATCTAAGAGTGATGCGCTTTGCCGATCGAGGTAAATTTGTAACTTACCTTGCTCTACTACAATGTCATCGGGTTGCGGAGGTGCAATGTCTAAGCCGTATTGATAGCCGCTACAGCCACCATCTTGAATAGACAAACGGACACGCTTCAGCGGAGCATCAGGAACCGCATTAGCACTCTGAACAAAGGCACGTAATCGTAGTTCAGCGATTTCTGTCATGTTAACTAGCATGGATTGCCTCAAAGTCTCAACGAATAGGACAGTGGAAAATTTTGGAAGGGGAAAGTTCGGGAATAGGAAATTCGGGAGATGAAAAATTCGGGAAGTGGCCGAACTATTTCCTACAGGCCGCGTCTACTCAACTAAAACCGGATGTACCGACGTTTCTGTAACCCGGAGTGCGGTAAAGGAATAAACATCACTAGAATTGTAGAGATAATCAAAATCTTAACGATAACGGGAGAATAGAACAAGCTTAGGAAAAGATAAAACTGGCAGATGATTGAAACAGGTAAACAAATAGTTGGACTCAGAGATTTTTGGGTCATTGAAACCGCAAAAATGGATAGCGTGAGCAGTGATAGGATGGTTCCCATAAACGGCCTCATGAAGGTTCAGTGATTCTCATGGTCATCCAGAAAGTCTGCTGAAATTGTCTCTCTCAAACCCACTTTCTAGACTTGCCTAACAACTGGCTGGGAAAATCCTTCCAAATGCCGACTCCGATCGCCACAAACCGGACAATTAGGATCATGGTAAGGGCGATGCTTAGCAAAATCAGCTCTTGCCAGATCCATCGTTAACAGTTGATTAAACAAGGGCTGGCCAAAGCCTGTAATGACCTTAATGGCTTCCAGGGCTGTGAGACAGGCTAACGTGCCCGAAACCGCCCCTAGAACCCCAAATCCACGCTTATCCCAATCGGGTTTTTCGGGAAACAGACAGGACAGACAAGGGGTTAATCCCGGCACGATCGTAGTGAGATAAGCTTCCATATCATTCATAGCCGCTTCCACCATCGGCTTCCCCCAACGGACACAGGCAG comes from the Alkalinema sp. FACHB-956 genome and includes:
- a CDS encoding 2Fe-2S iron-sulfur cluster-binding protein, which gives rise to MATYQVHLINKKHAIDITFPVSDGTTILEAAEEQGIELPSSCQSGSCSSCVGKVVEGELDQADQVFLDDDQMAKGFALLCVAYPRSDCTIRTHQEPYLV
- a CDS encoding iron-sulfur cluster assembly accessory protein, translating into MLVNMTEIAELRLRAFVQSANAVPDAPLKRVRLSIQDGGCSGYQYGLDIAPPQPDDIVVEQGKLQIYLDRQSASLLDGVVIDYVEGLTQSGFKFSNPNATETCGCGQSFKAGDCSPAGVSCQS